The genome window ATTCATTACATTTCCATTCACACAAATCACAACTGTGACCCAAATGCCATTACCTTGGTTAACGCTTGTCACTCACTGAAATTATACTACTATATGCTGCTCCCCCTTatatctctctgtctctatctcgtATCTCGATCTCTATCGCTCCTTCCACCatggttcttttttttgtttgtgtgcggGCATAAATAAACTTGCGTCTCTGTGTGACGCTTACATATACAGCTGCCAAGTTGCCACAACTaaatatgtgtgcgtgtgtctaCTCACTCAACGCCAGGGATTTAAGCGCGTGGCTGTCGCTGACATTATTgttgcacactcacacacacacacacacacacatgtctTTGCATGTCTTGTTTGGCTCTGCTGTTGTGGTGGTTGGTtatgaaatgcatttataataaatggATTTAGGATTCAATTCCCTGCACACATAATCCGGCACACATGCATGTTACAAGCATGCtaagacaacaaacaacaacagctgaaagCTTTTAAGTAATGCGGCTTTAAGGCTGCTTCAACATGCAGTcgaaaattttattcaaaactaATCCACTTTCCTTCCCTCTCTTTGTAATTGCAGTCACAACAGCTAACGAGCAGCGAGCTGGCCGACCATCGACGTCGCCATTGCCGattccagcagcaacaaatacataatttgCAAATGGCACAACGTAATTTGAGGCGTCAGGTGAACGAACTGAAATATCATCATATTGATGAGCGAGTGCGAAGCATTGAGCTGGAGCAGCATCGCATCGCCAAtgccaatttcaatttgagcCGTCAAATTGCGACACTGGACAAGCTGCACATCTCCATGCTGGAGCTGCTCGAGGACGTCGAGGGTCTGCAAAGTAAAATGGACAAGAACATACCTGAACTGCGTCACGAAATCTCCAAGCTCGAGTTCGCCAACGCTCAAATTAGCTCCGAACAGAATTTGGTGCGCGAGGATGGCAAAAATGCGGCACGTTCCCTCCAAGCGATGGCAGTCAGCGTCAGTGCGTTGCAAGATGAGCGCGATGGCGTCAAGAAGTTGGTTAGCACCGTCGAAAAGTTGCAGTCAAATGTGGATCGTGTCGAATCGTTGGTTAACACTGAACTGCACAATAAGGTGagcgaaaataaaattaatttcaaattgagaACTTTTCGTCTGTCGCAATTTTTCACAAGCAAATGAACGCACGTTGTCTAGAATGACATTCAAGTACCGGAGCAATTAGAGCTAGCAAAATGATTATTTCTATTACCGCAAGCGATAGTAACGAATAACAAATATTCGAGCTTTACAAGCGGCTGGGAACAAGTGGTTAGGAACATAATTCCTTATAATTGTTTATTCATTACTGTAGTACttcaaattttacaaaaatagcCAGATTCTTAACTATACTGTTAGTTAGTTTGGTGTTCatgttgatatatttttttaattttcaagttCAATACTTTATTTTGGGTGaatataaaagttattttatatgtatattcaaaaatgtaattctcaattttttactatgtattatttataattaaaattcaactgCAATATTGGGCAATACTAGAcagtttaaataattttaataatttaactaattaaatttaccatttacagtattgaattttaattgaggttcaatttgatttagttttcaatgaatatcaatataaataaaataggtataatatttaatttgtcatTACCAATTTCGagtgaaatttaatatttaattaatttcttaattatgACTGTTAGTTCATTATTTttagcaataaaaacaatagaatattcttaaacaaaattaataaccCACATTTAAAATCGTTCCTCCGATGAACTAAATTTAGCTTCTTTTGAGAACTTTAACACAAGCGATACTATTGAGTGCAACTATCGTTTTCTACACTCCAATTATCAGGGCTGCATTTAATAGCGATGGCATATGATGAAGGCATCGataagcatttaaatattgaatttatcgATAGCAGTCAACTGCAATCTTTGGTTTCTTTTAAAGTGATGACAGCTAATGAAATTATCGATATActcataaatattgaatttatcgAATGCAACAAAATGCATTCACTATTAGTTTTCAGAGTTGCATTTTCACAACTTCACCATAGCTTTTAAAGTGATTCAAAAATACttggaaatttaattatattttgtgctttctCGCTTGCAGCTCTCCCATTTAAACAAACCACACAAGCGACCACACATGTcgatgcagcagcaaccggaAGTGGAGCAGGTAACCGATGTTGAGGCGGAAAACGAGCTGGCCGAATCGCTGGTGGCCGAACTGGAGAACGTGGAGGCGCAGTATGAGGCAATTGTAAACAAACTGCCGCAGGACTGCAGCGAACTGTCGTCGCAGGTGGATGGACTACATCTAATAGCACCCGCTGGTCAACATCATCCACTAATGACACACTGCAATGCCGATGGCTGGACGACGGTGCAGCGTCGCTTTGATGGCAGCGCCGACTTCAATCGCTCCTGGGCGGACTATGCCCAAGGCTTTGGCACACCGGGTGGCGAGTACTGGATTGGCAACGAGCAGCTGCATCATTTGACACTGAACAACTGCACACAGCTGCGCATTCACATGCAGGACATCTATGACAACAATTGGGTGGCGGAATATAAACATTTCTATATCTCATCAAGGGACGATGGCTACAGGCTGCACATTGGCCAATACAGTGGGAACGCATCGGATGCTCTGAACTATCAGCAGGGTATGCAATTCTCGGCGATTGACGATGATCGCGATATCTCACAGACGCACTGTGCTGCTAACTATGAGGGTGGCTGGTGGTTCTCTCATTGCCAGCACGCCAATCTCAATGGTCGCTACAATTTGGGCCTAACTTGGTTTGATGCGGGCCGCACCGAATGGATTGCGGTCCGATCAAGCCAAATGATGGTCAAGCGTTTGTCCAGCGAGGAGTGTGCGCCCAGCATGAATCCCATTGGCAATGAGGCGTCAACAGTGACAGTGACAGCAAGTTCacagcaactggcaacaacatcaacgacaCAACGGCCAACCACTGTGGTGCAGTTCGTTGCCGCTGCGCAGGCGTAAGCAAGCAgctaatgcaaaaaaaaaaaaaacttagcTAACTTAGCTTCAGTGAACCACCAGAGCCATGCCTACTATAGTTTGGAGTGCGTGCGTGTGAAACgcgcaaaaaaagaaagcataaaaacaaaaaaatatttataaatgtgtaAAGCAGAGTCAAGGAAGAATGTGTGTATATAGCTAGCTTTTGTCTTAAGTTTGTAGTTAATACTATTTCAATGGAGCTTATTAGCCTcgtcacaaaacaaaataagaacaTATAAAGTGCTTAACAATAGAGAGTACACTAGGCGTATGCGTAATCTAGTTAATTctaattttagtttattattaatacattATATCTATACGAACTTGTCCATGGAAATGTATGCATGCCAGCgtacatatttgttttgtctttCATCAGATCTCATAGAGGCATAAGTTCACGCAGCTCAAATTCGAAATTTGGAACACAACCAACAAGAAAACCAAATGAATTCACATTTAATCCCAGAAATGTAACgtaattgtatttaaagtgAAAACAGTATAATAAACTCTCCTTGGGGCATATCATGAGCAGAACAAATAAGTGCGTGTATGTCTGCAGTTATTTCCATAActaaactaattaattaattagttcGTAAGTGAAAGCCAGTCTCTAGCGTAGGCATCTCagacaaataataaatatacatacctacttactactactactataacTACAACTATGACACATACACAGAAAGTACTACATACATCTATATGATGAGAAACGATGTGCGCTTAAGCACAGTGTTGAATTTTGTAAGCGTCCATATCGTATTGTGTAGGCTTGAATGAAGAATCAGAATGAaaatgggaatgagaatgagaacgaAAATGTCATTAAGCATTTAGTCCTAATGTTGGTATCTGTAATTGTTGTAATATAGTAAATGTTGACAGcattttcgatttcgattcACAGCTTAACTACGAGTATCATATTTTGTTCTTATGCAACAACCAACACACATGTATGCCAAAGACACCCCCacaagtacacacacatataaacaCAGAACTAAAATagattatataaaattaatttatgaaactcgagacaagcaacaagcaaaaatGAACTATTTTCTGCAGTtttgcatataccaaaaaatacaaataaatacttaatataatattacacacaacacacacacaaacaaattgttgGCTAATATTGCAGCTAACATAAGTCAATAAatgctatatatatgtataatatatatatacaactaGAGATATATACATGTATAGTACGCATTATGTatacattaattttatgtACGTTATGTATTAAGTGACTCGAGAAAATGGAAAACTGGCTATAGCCGGCGTATTTTACAATAAATGAATTGATGTGAATTTTCCTCACGAAGGTTTTTCTCTCTTCACCcatcaataacaacagcaacatcaacgaTTGAGAACAGGGACAACAatagctgcagctgctgcatcGAGTGACTGGCGAAATCTGTCGATAAGCGAGCAGTGGCAAAAATATTATCTAGGTAAGAATAAGCGAACTCCAAATACCCTTTCATCAATAGTTTGAATAtctatgtaaataaatgatcatgaaataaaatagaaattttatttCGGCTACAAATTCTTGTTATATGATTTCTTGAATGTCTTTTTGGCTCTcctaatatatttattttttacataatgaaatattttattaacttaatGCCTTTGCAAGTATTATCACTTTACTGTGCTAGTTTTTAGGGTACTTAATAACTTGTCATTTAGTGACAAAcaaactgaaatgaaatatgaagcCAACTGACAATCTTATTCGTACTTTTCCATGTAACTTATTACCTTGTCCATGTATTTTTTACGTTGAAGTCAGTATACCCAGAAGATTATAAAGAAAAGTAAATCTTTGCATATGACCAACATAAGGACGCACTGCGTTCGTAGCTCTCAGAATGTTGTCAATGACAACAATAAGAAAGAAAACGGCAACAagcaaaaacatcaacaacaactagagcAAGCGGAGCTATGCTGAATGCGCAGATTTATGGCTgcattttcacacacacacacacatgcagagaTTCATCTGAGGCgaagtcgaaaaaaaatttgaatgaGAAATCTTCGAAAAGCCAAGAGAACAATGCCCCAGCTGATGTGgcttgttttcattgtttcagctttgctgctgcttttgcttcggtgacttttttgttgttattgggaGTATTGTTTTAGTCAAGCTTACAGATTGCTTGTCAGTCGGGGCAATCAATGCTAGCCAAGTAATTCCGGCTTAAATGTCATAATACAAACATCATACGATTAGCTGCCCCAATAAGTATACTACACTTTTTTGCCAACACGAAAAGCAATCAGTGAAATCTGGCAAAGAGCAAAGAGTTATTCGAGAGCTGTGAATCTTCATTTAAAAATGCCAGCTGACTGGCTCGATATGTCTGGCAGTCTGTCTGATATCAATGGCAATCCAAGCATAAGACATTTTCACACCAAACGAGAACGGGACAGAGAAAGCAAAAGCTCAGCTGCAATTTATCAGGCATGAGAGCACACGCCTTAATAATGGAAGAGTGCACATTTTTtactgcagttgcagttgccgttgcagCTGGCTTGGCTCTATAATATTGAATCTGTTGCAACATTGACTTGTGACTTGGGTGGCAAGTTCTGTTGACACTGCTTCCCACTTCAGGCCCCCTCCATAATACCATTGTGGATTGACGCACTGATccttatttatgcatttatttttgttgacaCTTTTcgcaaaaggaaaataaaaataagagtTAAAGCAAAAGCTAATGCAAGGCACTCAAGCAAAATGAAAGTGCCACAGGACATTAAGCCGAACTGCATAgatatttgtgtgttttattatttagtttttatttttcatttcgtaGAATAAGTATAGAAAAGAAGTAAATAGAATTTGGCATTTCGGTTACGGACTCTTGAGACAtcccacacacccacacagtcaaagaaaaaagagagagagagacagatacATGACGAAAGcgacatttaaatatatttttagctttaCTTAGGTCAGTCAACAGTCAACAGAGCGTTTTCTGCACCATTTAACCTAAGAACATCTTTCACAAGCAACTCAAATTTAGTGTGAActgaataaaaaatacaaccgaaaatggaaaataaaaaggaaattaCGAACCCCAACTTACCTTCGGtttgtttcctttttcattttttttctcctattttttttttattcgaaatatatataaaagtatttacaaaGGCCACCgcttaaataaaaaaggggcacaaataaaagcgaaaagctGCTGCacgcatttaaaatgcaaatctaTTCATGGTTGTGTGGTCGTAAGCGGGCAACAGAGTCTCCTCCACCTTCTCCTCTTacttctccttcttctcctcTTTCATTCCCGTTGGCTCGCACTTCCGGCAATTAACAATAAGCCCACGTGAAGGCAAAAACTGAATCCGCTGAATGGCTTTGCTTGAAAGTGAAAGTCATAGAGATGATTCTAGAAATAGAGAGCCGAGAGTTGAGGTAAAACGACTTCCGAAAAGAATAAACAGTTCAACTAGAAGAAATAAAGCTGCACATAAGTgtaagaaacaaaaatgttgatcTGACAACTTTTGACTTTAAGCTCTACAGCAGATCATTTGAAGTATTCGCAAATACGCAATTTACAACTGAAAAATTACGCATATTTTTTGCGCAGATTTGTGGCATGagcaacaacatttatttatacccGAAATGGTTTAACCCAAAAAGCGCGctcaaaccaaaaaaccaCGAGCTATTCAGCTCCAGCAATTCAAGTGAACTGAGTCAAAAACAGCTGAAACATATCTGAGCGTGTGCCATGCATACaccataaatatacatacatatatactatatatatgcatTCATGTAGGTTTTGTTGTGTTAAGCGCATGCACAATTTCCGCCCAATTATTTATGCGCTTTCAGCAATTTTTATGCAGCGAGACCAACaaggcgtatgcgcaattaaTATGCTACTATAATTATCATAATTATACAGACAGAGCGAGCTTTGCTATTGATTCGCCTTAAAGTACAAGTTTAAATgcaagcaaattgaaaaaggtCTCAAGTAATTTCATGCATTTAACTCAGACTTACAAGGCaagcatgtgtgtatgtgtgtgtgtgtgtgcttgggcGTTCAGCAATAAAAAGCAgccaacaatttaattaaaaagcataATGCCTCTCAGCTTACGCAGGCTCAAaggcgcacacacatacatacacacacgcaccaACACAACACCAGTAACAAAtaaaacgcacacacatgcttgcaaaacaaaaaatgaaacaaaaaaacaataaactttTACGATTctaatgtgtgtgtatgtgtgtgtggcagagCAAATGACACTGAGCCGCAGGCAAAGAGCAAACGCTTGTTAGCTTTCCCTTTTAATCAGCTGGCAACGCGAAGTTCTTCCTTAAGATACCCTGCAAAACGATGCAGGTGCATATCGTggggtataataatatataatgaagACAAGAAACAGTtaaacaaatatgtacataataataatttcaataaaagaagagaagaaaaattaaatatgcagaGTTTTTAATGAAGTATGATAGTaaaaaaagttgaagaaaGAATATGACccaatcattttaaatttacttaataagagcaaaacaatAGTATTAAGACaagttattatttaaatatagcaaagtttttttatgaaaattattcaGTCTTATTAAGTAGAGTCTTGTGATATAGTTGATAGTGATATAATTAtcgattttttgtttaaattttgtcGTTATGCTCGATGTTTTCTGAAGAAAATAAgtcttaaaattttttatgattCAATGTTGAAACTTtcatagaaaataaataaatatattaaaggaacaaaataaacaaagttgtatattttttttaaggaaACTATCTTTCCATCTAAATGTATACATTTATCATTAATATATTGAAGAGTATCTAATAGTTAAACTTATTTCGCTTCATATTATTTACtcgttgatttttttttgcgggtAGTTTTGTCCTAAGTCCCACTGACAGCTAATGTGGTTGCGGCCAGACCAAGCCCACATTCCCGCCTGGCCACCAGCTGTGTGCGAGCTCCTAACTAAAGGGAATATGCTAATTTTAATTAGCGAAAAATTTACATATGCTACGCGCACTAGTCTCGCACTCTTGCACTCACACAGTCTGGGAGATATGCTTATAAGTCCTTAAATAGATATCCTGTCGCATCGCCCCTTGTCCTCCTCAGTCGCCTTTTTCTGACAGCATAAGCAtaaagtttttggcaatgtCACAGTAATTAGGCCaattataaatgttattgCCAGCAAAGTGTGCGaactattttaataattcacgcaaaaaacaacaaactaatGGTCCCCTTTGAGtattaaagcaaaatgaatttacattttaagtaCGGCAGTGTAATAATTGatgcaaatgaattttaaatcgAATATTTTAggttaaataataatgatatctAATTGTTCAAATATGTTGTAGGGTgcgaattgaatttaaataacaatttgcacAATCTAGCTCTCATATcgcaacaataaacaaatcgAGATTGCAGTAACATCAAAATACAATATggttcaattaaaaatgatagTTTAGATAAAGCTGTCGTCATTACTGTTGTTTACTGCTGATATTGTTAAAACGTTCAGCTGTTCtccatattttaattaaattatacaattaagGAAACTACAGACTAGTATGCtggactgtgagatacccatttcaaataatagcaaaacaCTATGGTATTaatctgaaaatataccaaattaatataccgcaaaaacaCTATATTTGCTATACTGACATAGCAGTACATTaaacatatacaatataccacaaaaatactaaaaatataccaacaataaatattaccAAAAACTAATGGAGACTGcagtaatattaaaaattttaatattatatattattatattatatatattatatatatattatatatatatatatatatatatatatattatatatattttaatttaaaatataatgtaGTTTAATCTAAacttataatttatataagcTCGtcgcataataataaatgttcaGCTGTCATCCATGTTGATTTTAATACACGTCCGCCATTAGcatcattttaatatttccttTGATTAAGCGTTGAGTACACATCTTACACATTTCCTTCAATTAATCTGGCGATTATTCTTTGTCACTCTCATATCAAAGCCAAAAGAAGATTGcgttaatatcaaaatataatattatttatttgaaacttACAATTTAGAGAAACTGGTTACATAATGGTAAAATGTTCAGCTGTCATCcatattgatttaatatgCGTTCGCCATTTAGCCTTGTTTTAATATGCTGTTTGACTAAACGCTGAGTACACAACTTACATATTTCCTTCGATTAATCTGACGATTATGTGCATACAATTCAAAGTCCTCGAATCGGCGTCCTTGGTTTAAGTTACTTGCAACAAAAGGCAAGCAAAACTTCTTAGCTATAAGTCTATACTCTAGAATCAAACGTGTGCTTATTTGTATTAGTGGGTCACAGCGTAGGGCTCTTTATGTTCTTTGATCGCACAAAAACCCCACAAATAAGCCAGCTTATACACAAAAAAGCTAAAGTAATCACGACTCGCAATCTGAAGAGACCTTCTGTGGCGCCACAACCGAAAAATGCacaattttccttttcttttatGGGTGGGGaagagcaaagagagagagaaggctTTCAAACTCAGCCTGGCGCAGTTGTGCTTCCTTTTTTCGGCCAGAGCTTGAGCCCTGTGTAAACGCTGCTAAAAGTCAcattgcattcaaatgcaaaagGGCGGCCCTTTGTCCTCTTGCCTTATCCCtggtgctgtgctgtgctgtgagAAAGCCTTATTGTTTTCTGGTTTTTATCTACTGCGAGTGAGCTGCTATTTCACTTTTCTCACTGCAACTGCGACTACAAACTGTGGAAGGCGATTATTGTTGCAAAGTTGGTTGACAACTTGCGTCAGGCTAAAGGCAAAAACTCTGCCTCTgcttcagttttcagtttctgttgcttttgctgactCTGAGACTGAGTCGGAgactgactctgactctgatgAGGCGGCCCAGAGAGTTGGGATTGTTGCTGCAAGCTGGCTGCCAGCATCGTAATAAGGCATCAAGCAAAAACTCTACAGAAAATAAACAGTTGGAAGGGATAGTTAGATAGTTGGTTGGCTTGCACGAAGAGTTCGCTGACTGTCTGGACGTTGGCGTCCCAGCATTATATGTCTTGGCTCTGCTGAAAGTTTTGCCATTTTATAACGACTTGGAATTTTGtattaatgttatatttaacTTGGTCAattttttctctctattttctttttaccagcttttgttgtggtttcacTTTACTATGCGTCGTCTGTGTGTGGGTCAATGGCAAAAGTAGCAAAAGGCTGCTGTTCGGGGGAAATTGAATATCCGTTAGAAAATTATCAATTTATGGTAAAATGAGCACTGATTGCAATGCCACGATACGTATTGAATGCTCCATGCCACACCATGCTTTGTAGCATTtcgtaaattgaaaatgtatcgaaatgaaaaccaaaccaaatCGAGGCGAGGAGACGCGAGGCGACGCTTCTTCACAGCCCAAAAGATGGCGAGAGTCAACAACCAGAAAGCGGCAAGCAGCTGGCAAAACAGCATTGCCAGCGGGACTATAATGAGCAAGTCAATACCATGGACagcacatactatatatacactacagtatatatatatatatagataccGCGTGACTCCCACGCACACAGACAACAGGCAATCGATGACAGAGAATgaaggagaaagagagcaacTGAGCAGCACTGAGGTCCTGCGACATTGCGATAAAAAGCagattgcaatttgttttactgATTTCCATGCTTTTGGCTTTATTTGCACGACGGAAACTTTCATTAACATCAAACAGATACTGCTGCAAAAAGGGAAGACCCGGAAGACAAGGAAAGCAAACAGGAGACAGCAGACGGGAGACGACACCACAAG of Drosophila nasuta strain 15112-1781.00 chromosome 3, ASM2355853v1, whole genome shotgun sequence contains these proteins:
- the LOC132790882 gene encoding protein scabrous, whose translation is MANSNVLRLSFLLIIVAVAVASARGATGIISDVNNMLRDTQQQPATSSMPSSSTTVPSSSVELLRFVDEDEDEDNNNSEDNELELLSNGSKPVAINADNLKLADQVRLLSKQLNALMTRRREDYEMLEHNLRKSLRLTTDAAHVDADMRSELDQLRREVQTLRATHSGNKERLTIEWLQQSISEIRKQLVELQRTAGNVANDVRHNGGAGYYEDLATIRNDYQQLKLELAAQRERQQQTEVIVQEMREELMQQEQEYKHQLNRQQNAAKASAIAKQQQQQSASIEEYSSSSSSNSGSSQEVSQESQQLTSSELADHRRRHCRFQQQQIHNLQMAQRNLRRQVNELKYHHIDERVRSIELEQHRIANANFNLSRQIATLDKLHISMLELLEDVEGLQSKMDKNIPELRHEISKLEFANAQISSEQNLVREDGKNAARSLQAMAVSVSALQDERDGVKKLVSTVEKLQSNVDRVESLVNTELHNKLSHLNKPHKRPHMSMQQQPEVEQVTDVEAENELAESLVAELENVEAQYEAIVNKLPQDCSELSSQVDGLHLIAPAGQHHPLMTHCNADGWTTVQRRFDGSADFNRSWADYAQGFGTPGGEYWIGNEQLHHLTLNNCTQLRIHMQDIYDNNWVAEYKHFYISSRDDGYRLHIGQYSGNASDALNYQQGMQFSAIDDDRDISQTHCAANYEGGWWFSHCQHANLNGRYNLGLTWFDAGRTEWIAVRSSQMMVKRLSSEECAPSMNPIGNEASTVTVTASSQQLATTSTTQRPTTVVQFVAAAQA